Proteins encoded within one genomic window of Ursus arctos isolate Adak ecotype North America unplaced genomic scaffold, UrsArc2.0 scaffold_7, whole genome shotgun sequence:
- the PPP2R2D gene encoding serine/threonine-protein phosphatase 2A 55 kDa regulatory subunit B delta isoform isoform X1: MAGAGGGGCPAGGNDLQWCFSQVKGAIDEDVAEADIISTVEFNHSGDLLATGDKGGRVVIFQREQENKSRPHSRGEYNVYSTFQSHEPEFDYLKSLEIEEKINKIRWLPQQNAAHFLLSTNDKTIKLWKISERDKRAEGYNLKDEDGRLRDPFRITALRVPILKPMDLMVEASPRRIFANAHTYHINSISVNSDHETYLSADDLRINLWHLEITDRSFNIVDIKPANMEELTEVITAAEFHPHQCNVFVYSSSKGTVRLCDMRSSALCDRHSKFFEEPEDPSSRSFFSEIISSISDVKFSHSGRYMMTRDYLSVKVWDLNMESRPVETHQVHEYLRSKLCSLYENDCIFDKFECCWSGSDSAIMTGSYNNFFRMFDRNARRDVTLEASRENSKPRASLKPRKVCTGGKRKKDEISVDSLDFNKKILHTAWHPAENIIAVAATNNLYIFQDKVN, from the exons CTGACATCATCTCAACTGTTGAATTTAATCACTCTGGAGATCTTCTGGCAACGGGAGACAAGGGTGGCAGAGTTGTTATTTTCCAGCGGGAACAAGAG AACAAAAGTCGCCCTCACTCTAGGGGAGAATATAATGTTTACAGTACCTTTCAAAGTCATGAACCAGAGTTTGACTATTTGAAAAGTCTAGAAAttgaggaaaaaattaataaaattaggtgGTTACCGCAACAGAATGCTGCTCATTTTCTACTCTCTACAAATG ataaaactattaaattatggaaaataagcGAACGGGACAAAAGAGCAGAAGGTTATAACTTAAAAGATGAAGATGGACGGCTTCGAGACCCATTTCGAATTACAGCACTGCGG gTTCCAATATTGAAGCCCATGGATCTTATGGTAGAAGCAAGTCCACGACGAATTTTTGCAAATGCTCACACATATCATATAAATTCCATTTCAGTAAATAGTGATCATGAAACATATCTTTCTGCAGATGACCTGAGAATTAATCTATGGCATTTAGAAATCACAGATAGAAGTTTTA ACATCGTGGACATCAAGCCTGCGAACATGGAGGAGCTGACGGAGGTGATCACCGCGGCCGAGTTCCACCCGCACCAGTGCAACGTGTTTGTGTACAGCAGCAGCAAGGGGACCGTCCGACTGTGTGACATGCGCTCCTCAGCCCTGTGTGACAGACACTCCAAGT tttttgaggaacctgaaGACCCCAGCAGTAGGTCCTTCTTCTCAGAGATAATCTCCTCCATCTCTGACGTAAAATTCAGTCACAGCGGTCGCTACATGATGACCCGAGACTACCTGTCGGTGAAGGTGTGGGACCTCAACATGGAGAGCCGGCCTGTGGAGACCCACCAG GTCCACGAGTACCTGCGAAGCAAGCTTTGTTCTCTGTACGAAAACGACTGCATCTTTGACAAGTTCGAGTGCTGCTGGAGCGGTTCGGACAG TGCGATCATGACCGGGTCCTACAACAACTTCTTCAGGATGTTTGATCGGAATGCACGGCGGGACGTCACGCTGGAAGCTTCCCGGGAGAACAGCAAGCCTCGAGCCAGCTTGAAGCCTCGGAAGGTGTGCACCGGCGGCAAGAGGAAGAAGGACGAGATTAGTGTGGACAGTCTGGACTTCAACAAGAAGATCCTGCACACGGCCTGGCACCCGGCCGAGAACATCATCGCCGTGGCCGCCACCAACAACCTGTACATCTTCCAGGACAAAGTCAACTAA
- the PPP2R2D gene encoding serine/threonine-protein phosphatase 2A 55 kDa regulatory subunit B delta isoform isoform X2 codes for MQPLWSQQAVLRAADIISTVEFNHSGDLLATGDKGGRVVIFQREQENKSRPHSRGEYNVYSTFQSHEPEFDYLKSLEIEEKINKIRWLPQQNAAHFLLSTNDKTIKLWKISERDKRAEGYNLKDEDGRLRDPFRITALRVPILKPMDLMVEASPRRIFANAHTYHINSISVNSDHETYLSADDLRINLWHLEITDRSFNIVDIKPANMEELTEVITAAEFHPHQCNVFVYSSSKGTVRLCDMRSSALCDRHSKFFEEPEDPSSRSFFSEIISSISDVKFSHSGRYMMTRDYLSVKVWDLNMESRPVETHQVHEYLRSKLCSLYENDCIFDKFECCWSGSDSAIMTGSYNNFFRMFDRNARRDVTLEASRENSKPRASLKPRKVCTGGKRKKDEISVDSLDFNKKILHTAWHPAENIIAVAATNNLYIFQDKVN; via the exons CTGACATCATCTCAACTGTTGAATTTAATCACTCTGGAGATCTTCTGGCAACGGGAGACAAGGGTGGCAGAGTTGTTATTTTCCAGCGGGAACAAGAG AACAAAAGTCGCCCTCACTCTAGGGGAGAATATAATGTTTACAGTACCTTTCAAAGTCATGAACCAGAGTTTGACTATTTGAAAAGTCTAGAAAttgaggaaaaaattaataaaattaggtgGTTACCGCAACAGAATGCTGCTCATTTTCTACTCTCTACAAATG ataaaactattaaattatggaaaataagcGAACGGGACAAAAGAGCAGAAGGTTATAACTTAAAAGATGAAGATGGACGGCTTCGAGACCCATTTCGAATTACAGCACTGCGG gTTCCAATATTGAAGCCCATGGATCTTATGGTAGAAGCAAGTCCACGACGAATTTTTGCAAATGCTCACACATATCATATAAATTCCATTTCAGTAAATAGTGATCATGAAACATATCTTTCTGCAGATGACCTGAGAATTAATCTATGGCATTTAGAAATCACAGATAGAAGTTTTA ACATCGTGGACATCAAGCCTGCGAACATGGAGGAGCTGACGGAGGTGATCACCGCGGCCGAGTTCCACCCGCACCAGTGCAACGTGTTTGTGTACAGCAGCAGCAAGGGGACCGTCCGACTGTGTGACATGCGCTCCTCAGCCCTGTGTGACAGACACTCCAAGT tttttgaggaacctgaaGACCCCAGCAGTAGGTCCTTCTTCTCAGAGATAATCTCCTCCATCTCTGACGTAAAATTCAGTCACAGCGGTCGCTACATGATGACCCGAGACTACCTGTCGGTGAAGGTGTGGGACCTCAACATGGAGAGCCGGCCTGTGGAGACCCACCAG GTCCACGAGTACCTGCGAAGCAAGCTTTGTTCTCTGTACGAAAACGACTGCATCTTTGACAAGTTCGAGTGCTGCTGGAGCGGTTCGGACAG TGCGATCATGACCGGGTCCTACAACAACTTCTTCAGGATGTTTGATCGGAATGCACGGCGGGACGTCACGCTGGAAGCTTCCCGGGAGAACAGCAAGCCTCGAGCCAGCTTGAAGCCTCGGAAGGTGTGCACCGGCGGCAAGAGGAAGAAGGACGAGATTAGTGTGGACAGTCTGGACTTCAACAAGAAGATCCTGCACACGGCCTGGCACCCGGCCGAGAACATCATCGCCGTGGCCGCCACCAACAACCTGTACATCTTCCAGGACAAAGTCAACTAA